The following proteins are encoded in a genomic region of Dialister hominis:
- a CDS encoding trans-sulfuration enzyme family protein translates to MDIKTICIHGGDWKDPTGCISVPVFQSATFGHPELGQSTGYDYTRVQNPTRESTEKLVATLEHCCDCTSYSSGMAAISMVMELFKPGDTIISSDDLYGGSIRLFRFVNEKNGLNFRYVNTSHLDDVEKAFDETVKAVYIETPTNPMMQITDIKAIADIAHAHGALLIADNTFMSPYFCNPADLGADIILHSGTKYLAGHNDTLAGFVACKDKEIAEKLRFLYKTVGGCLAPWDSWLVTRGIKTLALRMEAAQKNAQILAEWLSSQKKITKVLYPGLPGFENKDIHDKQSRGAGAMLSFYTDTHETALEILKNVKLIRFAESLGGVESLITYPATQTHSDLTEEERQSRGITECLLRLSVGIEDAGDLIDDLAQAIG, encoded by the coding sequence ATGGACATCAAGACTATCTGCATTCATGGCGGCGATTGGAAGGATCCGACCGGCTGCATTTCCGTTCCGGTTTTCCAGAGCGCCACCTTCGGCCATCCGGAGCTTGGCCAGTCAACCGGCTATGATTACACGCGCGTACAGAACCCGACCCGCGAAAGCACGGAAAAACTCGTAGCCACTCTTGAGCACTGCTGCGACTGTACCAGCTATTCATCCGGCATGGCTGCCATTTCCATGGTCATGGAACTTTTCAAACCGGGCGATACGATCATTTCCAGTGACGACCTCTACGGCGGCTCCATCCGCCTTTTCCGCTTCGTCAATGAAAAGAACGGCCTGAACTTCCGCTATGTCAATACATCCCATCTGGATGATGTGGAAAAAGCCTTCGATGAAACGGTCAAGGCTGTCTATATCGAAACCCCGACCAACCCGATGATGCAGATCACCGATATCAAAGCCATCGCTGACATCGCTCATGCCCACGGCGCTCTCCTCATCGCAGACAATACATTCATGAGCCCGTACTTCTGCAACCCGGCTGACCTTGGCGCAGACATCATCCTCCACAGCGGCACGAAGTACCTTGCCGGCCACAACGATACCCTGGCAGGCTTCGTCGCATGCAAGGACAAGGAAATCGCTGAAAAGCTCCGCTTCCTCTATAAGACCGTCGGCGGCTGCCTCGCCCCGTGGGACAGCTGGCTCGTCACCCGCGGCATCAAGACACTGGCTCTCCGCATGGAAGCAGCCCAGAAGAACGCTCAGATTCTCGCTGAATGGCTCTCTTCCCAGAAAAAGATCACCAAAGTCCTCTACCCTGGACTTCCCGGTTTCGAAAACAAGGATATCCATGACAAGCAATCCAGAGGCGCCGGCGCTATGCTTTCCTTCTACACCGACACCCATGAGACAGCGCTGGAGATCCTCAAGAACGTCAAGCTCATCCGCTTTGCTGAAAGCCTTGGCGGCGTGGAAAGCCTCATTACCTATCCGGCTACCCAGACGCACAGCGACCTCACCGAAGAAGAAAGACAGTCCCGCGGCATCACAGAATGCCTGCTCCGCCTTTCCGTCGGCATCGAAGATGCAGGCGACCTCATCGATGACCTTGCCCAGGCTATCGGCTGA
- a CDS encoding MFS transporter — MGLTNFFYFMSQYILIAALPVFIMDDLGDGQLAAGMAMTCFQIGTVCTRPIAGRIIDGVNKQKLLLISTVFFVLIMGGFLLASNLHMVYGLRLVHGIVFAIGTTASAAMAALVLPAKRKGEGIGYFAVSGNMAMVIGPLVGLLIIGWFGSKMLFGFLCLLAIAAVIAGNRKRLPDDVVKPSGEKKKGIHVSDFFEKKALPFVILGGLVFFAYGGVLTFIPMYTRSMGLAYWTSLFFVVFAIVIVVTRPFVGYLFDYHGPDYTVYPGFGLFALGFILFSQAHSPFTLLFSGTILGVGFGALAPAFQTLAVQSAPAARAGVATSTYFWSLDISVGLAAAILGAVAGSEGYPFMYGVVCLASALAGLAYYFFWRKTSGKRVMKRAAVEA, encoded by the coding sequence ATGGGTCTTACGAATTTCTTTTATTTCATGTCACAGTATATTTTGATAGCCGCTTTGCCAGTCTTCATCATGGATGACCTGGGCGACGGACAGCTTGCAGCGGGGATGGCGATGACCTGTTTTCAGATCGGGACCGTCTGCACGAGGCCGATCGCGGGACGCATCATTGACGGCGTGAACAAGCAGAAGCTTCTTCTCATTTCGACCGTCTTCTTCGTTCTCATCATGGGAGGCTTCCTTCTGGCATCAAACCTCCACATGGTTTACGGGCTTCGTCTTGTCCATGGCATCGTCTTTGCCATCGGCACGACCGCATCGGCAGCCATGGCGGCTCTCGTCCTTCCTGCCAAAAGAAAGGGCGAAGGTATCGGCTACTTTGCCGTATCCGGAAATATGGCCATGGTCATCGGGCCTCTCGTGGGTCTTCTGATCATCGGCTGGTTCGGCTCGAAAATGCTCTTCGGCTTCCTCTGCCTTCTTGCGATTGCCGCAGTCATTGCAGGAAACAGGAAACGCCTCCCGGACGACGTCGTCAAACCTTCCGGCGAAAAGAAGAAGGGCATTCATGTGAGCGACTTCTTTGAAAAGAAAGCACTTCCCTTCGTTATCCTGGGCGGACTTGTCTTCTTTGCTTACGGCGGTGTCCTTACCTTCATCCCGATGTACACAAGATCGATGGGCCTGGCTTACTGGACGAGCCTCTTCTTCGTCGTCTTTGCCATCGTCATCGTCGTAACTAGACCTTTTGTCGGCTACCTCTTCGATTACCATGGACCGGACTATACAGTCTATCCGGGCTTTGGCCTCTTCGCTCTGGGATTCATCCTCTTCAGCCAGGCACACAGCCCTTTCACCCTTCTTTTCTCCGGCACCATTTTAGGCGTAGGCTTTGGAGCACTCGCCCCTGCCTTCCAGACACTGGCCGTGCAGAGCGCACCGGCTGCCCGCGCAGGCGTTGCCACATCCACCTACTTCTGGTCCCTTGATATCAGCGTAGGACTTGCCGCAGCCATCTTAGGCGCCGTCGCAGGCTCCGAAGGCTACCCCTTCATGTACGGCGTCGTCTGCTTAGCTTCCGCTCTGGCAGGCCTTGCTTACTACTTCTTCTGGAGAAAGACCTCCGGAAAAAGAGTCATGAAACGCGCAGCCGTGGAAGCCTGA
- a CDS encoding MalY/PatB family protein, whose product MKLSDLDTVIDRRGTGCLKYDFAVQRGKPADVLPFWVADMNFKVAEPILDALRKRVDHGIFGYSESGESYFEALKNWQKENYGWDIEPEWLIKTPGVVPAINLAVKALTKEGDGILINRPVYYPFLEAIRKNGRKLVNSPLILKNDHYELDFDDLEAKIKAENVKLALLCSPHNPVGRVWTKEELSRYADICIRNGVKIVADEIHEDFTYPGFTHTTFATISKEAAQNAIICTAPSKTFNIAGLQTSNILIPNPEIRKAFQDALDSFGYDQLNTMGLVACEAAYSYGREWLDTVKEYIRLNVDFTRDYLKENLPKMKLIEPEGTYLLWIDASAYGLSDEDLEHKVVYDCHLWLDMGYIFGPEGNGFLRFNPACPRETLIKGLTLLKEGFEGK is encoded by the coding sequence ATGAAATTATCTGATCTTGATACCGTCATCGACCGCCGCGGAACCGGCTGCCTGAAATATGATTTCGCTGTTCAGCGCGGCAAACCTGCCGATGTTCTTCCCTTCTGGGTCGCTGACATGAACTTCAAAGTGGCTGAACCCATCCTTGACGCCTTGAGGAAACGCGTCGACCATGGCATCTTCGGCTACTCGGAATCCGGCGAATCCTACTTCGAAGCGCTGAAGAACTGGCAGAAGGAAAACTACGGCTGGGATATCGAGCCCGAATGGCTCATCAAGACCCCGGGCGTCGTTCCTGCCATCAACCTTGCCGTCAAAGCACTGACAAAGGAAGGCGACGGCATCCTCATCAACCGCCCTGTCTACTACCCCTTCCTCGAAGCCATCAGGAAGAACGGAAGGAAACTGGTGAACAGCCCGCTCATCCTCAAGAACGATCATTATGAACTTGACTTCGACGACCTCGAAGCAAAGATCAAAGCAGAAAACGTGAAGCTTGCCCTCCTCTGCTCCCCGCACAACCCTGTCGGCCGCGTGTGGACGAAGGAAGAACTTTCCCGCTACGCTGACATCTGCATCAGAAACGGCGTCAAGATCGTCGCTGATGAAATCCACGAAGACTTCACCTATCCTGGATTCACCCACACGACATTTGCCACCATCAGCAAGGAAGCTGCCCAGAATGCCATCATCTGCACAGCCCCCTCCAAGACATTCAACATCGCAGGCCTACAGACATCCAATATCCTGATCCCGAATCCGGAAATCCGGAAAGCCTTCCAGGATGCCCTTGATTCCTTCGGCTATGACCAGCTGAACACGATGGGCCTTGTTGCCTGCGAAGCTGCTTACAGCTATGGCCGCGAATGGCTCGACACCGTCAAGGAATACATCCGCCTGAACGTCGACTTCACGAGAGATTACCTCAAGGAAAACCTGCCGAAGATGAAACTCATCGAACCGGAAGGCACCTACCTCCTCTGGATCGACGCTTCCGCCTACGGCCTTTCCGACGAAGACCTCGAGCACAAAGTCGTCTATGACTGCCACCTCTGGCTCGACATGGGATACATCTTCGGACCGGAAGGAAACGGCTTCCTCCGCTTCAATCCCGCCTGCCCGAGAGAGACCCTCATCAAAGGCCTCACCCTTTTGAAAGAAGGCTTTGAAGGGAAATAA